CTCAGTGAGTTTCTAGAAAAAACTTGGCTGcattaaaaaaagaggcccaaacatgtcaaaaaattatctttttttttttttttaagtcaatctcattctcttcatcagaatatatacatgaaatataacatttaagtataagtcttcATAGTGGTTTCAGATctttaggagttataatgcaaattctaggttttagaagatcttttaaattttcagacttggtcaaatttcagtaatcagtaggctcctatcaacattctcttgctctctctatctcactcactttatctgccttaaattttagacctatctatctccctatcactcttcctctatccccttcTCTACCACTCTCCatttcactctctcctctctcccccaagatctagacctatctctctacccctctctttctcaccctcaaACCCCCGTGAGGGGTGCTACTCTCCACCTAATTTTATTTTGTaaatgcttggtggcaaagttggggtggaaataccccaaatctaaaaaaaattgccctcagaatcttatgtcagccttgtagttcatccaattgtgaacgcaattggagcttgtttgaggccatccacatgaagaagaggagcaagttagctcaaaaacgCCTCAATCACCtagtctttgtgcaatataatcttcagtTGTGCATAAGGAAGGTAAAGGAAGCACTGGTTGATCCAATTGATTTGGAtaatatagatccttacagtgattgtaCATcgcaggagcagcctccattgtttacagaggttgacatcaatgatttgGAGAGACAGGttacggaggaggaggggggtggatttggtttcacactggatgacattgaggaggatgaggagtcattgctagTGCCAGGTGCAACTAGAGGTAGAGCTACATCCAGGATGGAGGACGAGCCACAGTCTAAGCCAGTCATACTGAGTGAGGAGGCACAATCACCCCCACAACAGAcatctaggactagaccctctagttctacctttcccctagtttttactagagctgggaagaggaagatgtaattgtattgatttatttacttttagttctacaaaaactatttactattttgcttccagccatcagcattcctcatgaggatgcgattttgtaccctctttgcatttaaatacatctagactcagcttgtttctttattttctcaattaTTGACTCATGGGATGCGTCTTcttattgaattttgcaaaaaaattgcatttctaattaaatttacgCAATTTTTAAAGTTCCCGAGTTTTTTGCGGAGTTTTTGCCGAGTATTAGCCGAGTTTTTTTTGGGGGCTTGGCGAGTTTTTTTTTTGGGGCTTGGCGAGTTTTTGgttttggcgagtagttcaactatggttgcATGTATGGGCACAAATAGAAATATGTGGGTGTAGCTGCATTCGAAGTATAAGAATCTGTATATCTTTGTTTTCATATTTGTATTCATATTAGAGATGCATTAGGCACTTCATTCTGTTTTTTcagttacatttttttttttagttcCATTTTTCATAGTTGCTCACTTGTAAACATTAAAGATTACATTACATTGAGTTCATTTTCTGTCTGAATTATGTAAAGTGCTTTCAGTACATACATATACTGTAGAAAGCAAACcggaaattttaaatttaatttgatctttCAAATCAGTATTGATGATGAAAACTCATCCACAACGCTCACTAATAAACTACTGAATAACAAGTATTGACATACTATCTAATTCAATGAAGAACCAAACATAGAAAAACAACAATCGTTCCCTACTCCCAATTTTCAAGATTAACTGGCATTATAATCAGGTGGGATACCCTGAACGTCAATTGTAGATATTGTATGGGAGTTTATGAATAAGGGCACTGCTACATTACATTTAAATATAGTCACTAGGAGATGTGGGGAGATTAGTAGAGACATGGTCTCCATATTGTTTCTTGAGTTCAGTATTCACTGGCTATCTCCTAAAGCCTTGTGGGTCATTGATGGAGTCATATCTTCATTTCCAGGTGAGGACAATGCAGCAGGTAGCATGATCTCTGTGCTTCTCCGCAGTGGTGATACTGCTGTAGATGTACTTCCAGAATTTTGAGCTGTCAATTGGTGGTCGGATGGCCACTCTGTGATGTAACTAGGGCGAGAAGCAACAGGAATTTCCTCTACATCACCAGTCAGCATTGCTACCACTTGGGACATTGATGGGCGTTTTGCAGGCAAAGCTTGTGTGCAAAGAAGGGCTACTGCAATTAGTCTGAGGACTTCTTCTTCTATGTATGTTGTTCTTAGTTGAGGATCCATGAATTCCAGCAGTCCCTTTTGCTCATACAGATGCCAAACCTATAATTTGACCAGTAGATGGTGGCCATTAGTAATGTCTACACTGTAGACTAGAATTAAAATTACTGCGTAAGTGAAGAAACTTTACTACACTAGTACATACCCATTGCAGAAGACAGACACTGTCTTGCGACAAGTTTGTCTCTTTATCACAGTTATTTCTCCTCCCGCTCACCACTTCTAAAGCAACAACCCCAAAGCTGAAAACATCAGCTTTTTCTGTGAGGTGACCTCGCATTGCATACTCTGGAGACAGATATCCTCTTCAAATACAAGCACTTACAATCAGATCATGCAAAAGTAGGCAGGGTAACTTCCAACTGTTTTCAAAAGCTTCAACATCTACAGTAGTTTTTATGAATCAGCCCCACAAAACAGAATTGCATTCATACttgtaaaaaagaaaaaagaaaacattTGTGACGGATGAAGAAGATTGTGACCAGGAAGAATATCTTGTTCAAATAGTATCTTATAACATCAGAACATTATATTGTTTTTCAAGGAGTGTAAGGAAACTTTATCTCTAGTAGGTTTCAGAAAACTGAAATCTAATACTCAGTTGATCTTACATGGTGCCAGCAACTCTGGTACTGATATGAGTTTTGGATTCATCAAATTGCTTAGCCAACCCAAAATCTGCAATCTTAGGGTTCAGAGAGTTATCCAACAGGATGTTACTGGATTTGATATCTCGATGCACTATTCGGACACTGGATTCCTCATGAAGGTAAGCAAGCCCATGggcaatgccaatgcagattttgTGCCGAGTAGGCCAGTCCAGCTGGATTTGAGATCTTTTATTGCCTGTGGTTTAGCACACACGAAACTCGTGTTTGTTGTTATGTTGTGAATCAATATAAAACAATTCTTACAAATCAAGGTAACTGGTGTGGATATATATAGTTACCAAATAAAGCTTGTGCAAGACTGTTGTTTTCCACACATTCATAGACCAAAACCCGATGTTCTCCTTCTACACAGCATCCAAGCAATATAACAAGGTTCCTATGTTGCACTGCAGATATTGCAGCTACTTCATTTATGAACTCGTTCTGCCCTTGCGTAGATTCAGATAACATTTGCTTCACTGCTACTAATTTACCATCTGGAAGAATGCCCTGTTATAATGACATAGTTAGTACAAGAAAAATCAGATAAACTTAATGGGGAAATTCAAAGACAGAATTGGTATGAGCCACAAGAAAAAATAAACATAGATTATGGAGAATGTTATGCATGTTCTATAGAATTTATTTGTGTACACAAATGTAAAACAAGTGAATACAAATAGTGGAATGCATATTAACATACCTTATGAACTATACCAAAGCCTCCCTGGCCCAATTTATTTTTTTCATGAAAATCATTTGTTGCATTCTTCAAGTCAGCATAACTGAAAATATATGGTTTTGTGTGGATTCCTTTAAGTGCTGATAAAGAAGTGAGATGTAATGGGTATCAATACCATCACCAAATTCTACCAAATTAAGGTCATCCCAATTGGGAGAAAGATATAACTATAATTCATGAAATTTCACCTCCTAAAACTTAAAAGCTCTTGCCATTACCTTCTTGTTCCTGACCACGTGCTTCTAAGGATTTTCTGGCTCTCCTCCACAAGAAAATGATAAAAGCAAGACATGTCAAAACAACACTCATTCCACTGAGAACAATTCCAATCACTTCTCCAGTCTTCATTTTCTTCGGAAGGGACTTGTGAAGTGGAAGATCCGAAACGGTAGGCTTGAATTCTACACACACAATAAAATATTCAGCAGTAAAAATGTCTAGGGTTTGCAATGCATTTAATGTTGTAAATTATGTATATAAGTTTGCAGACAACTGCTAAAGAATGCTTTCTAGTAAAACAATGCTCATTTTTCTACAGTTCTGTCATCCCCAacagaaacatgttttgtttatatctttgttaaattaaattaagtaGGATAAAGGTCCTGCCATTTTCTTTACCAGGTGTAACACTTATGGCTGATATTAAAGGTCCATATGTTCCTTGTTTTGTAATACAGCACGTTCCCTTCCCAgcccagaaaaaatgaatttcaagGAAGTTTTCAGTCACATTTGTGCTGAAATTTCGATCAACTGCTATAAATGAACCTCCTGCTTCCTTCTGGATGTTGAAATTCGTTAATACTTTATTTCCCTACAGCATCAGGGGACAAAAGTTGTAGAACTGAGGTACCATGCAGAGCTAGTATTTAccaaattagaaaataaagaaTCCAAATGAGATTGCATGCATTATGACTGTCATACTAATGCTTTTGATGTCATTCATACTTATCATTTGGCAAAAAGCAAAGGACCATAAATGGGCACATTGCAGAAAATAATCTGTGCCCCCCTAACCCCATACAAAAGGAGGAAATACATGGACACTTTTTTGAAAAGGAAATAGAACTCAAACCGTCAGAAAAATGGGTTACACATACCTGAATAGAGACATCAAAAATGCGTTCTCCAAGACTCTTCCAGCCTTCAGTGTCTAGAATGTCTAGTTCAGCAAACTGTAGTTTTACTGTATATGGTCCATTTTCAAGCCCTAAACCATAGTACCTTAGCGAACTGGGAGATAAGCGTGCCGATTGGTAGAGTTCTGTATCTAATGTATTTGTAATTTGAGATTGACTAGATTCTGAAAAATTATTTGCGGAATTGTCCAGAAAATTTCCAGTATTGCTGACTCCCCACCTTTTATTATCACTCACATAAAATGAGGCAACACCAAGTGTTTCATTGTCACGTTCATAATCAATTCCTAGCTGGGAAGTCTTTTGTAAGCCACCACTGTTTATTGCAATTTGAGAATCTGAAAATTTAGAAGTAAATATGTAAAATCAACAATATGTTCCAGAACTCTTTGGACAAGAACACAAaaggttattgtttctttcttgtGAGGAACAAACTTTATTATAGCAGAAAACTAACTAAATATCATTCATAAGAAGAAATAGTATCAATGTATCATTGTCATCTTTTAAATTGTTTTGTTTGCCAGAAAGAACTGGCCAGTTTCCTTCTAGaatgtttcttcttcttcctcctcctaaCCAATCCTCTGGATTGAGAAAGCAATTGAAGTAAAGATGAAGATTCAAGGtttatatttattttcttgtgCCACAGAAAAATAAGTATCTGGTTCTTGTGGTTGCAACTCTGGAGATTCTGGCAGTACTAAAGTCCTACAGTTCTACTCAAGTCCTGCAAGTCTATTTATTTGGAGTCTGTAGGAATGTGAAACGTGAAGCCTTATAATATTATACTAATATACCCTGTGTAATTCCTTTTTAGTAAGTGTGAAATCCTAGAATGAGACCTGAAATGCACTCCATAGAGAAGTCTCTGGATATTTTTGTTGTTCACTAATTCCAGACAGAAGAATTTTAACCAAAGAGGATAAAGAGGAAAATGACAACATATAGAATAGCTTCAAATAAAAAGTATTCAGAACCCTTTTTGATGAGCTGAAAGATCATCAAACTGAAATCAAAATGGATATGTATATTATAAGGCTTCTTCTACTCAGACATGACAAGTGAATTTGAAGATCTTCAAATGTCATGGTGAATATCGAGGATGAAAGTCCCTTGGTCTGCCTCTGCATGTGTGAATTCCAATGTCTCAGAGGTATCTGGGAATCCCAGCAACCCATATCCTTGTCCCAGTTTTCAGTTGAAGCAGAAAGAGAAGTTTGGCAGTTGTGTAAAAGATCGGAGTGAAAGAGCATGTGGAAGTTAAAAATGGTAGTCCTTGATTTCCCCATACTCTAACTTCAAATGGATCTTAGATACTGGCTCAACAATCTTCTAGGCAGGCATCACTGTTTTTCTTTCTTGTAACTGCATTGATGACAGCACATGCTTTTCAACTGCATGCCCAACAATTTCCTTTGAGCCTACTTCTAAGAATGATCCTTGCTTCATGCTGGGAATTGTTGCTAGGGATGATGACTAAACACAGAGAAGAAATATTTAGGCAGTCACTTTGCAAATTCAATATTTTATGTTTTAGTTAGGCATGATGAATAACACATGATAATGAGAGAAATGCCCAGGAAACAGGTGGAAAGTCTTGAAAATAGCCTTGAAATGCTGGGTGGTATCCACAATGTCCCAGACCATTTTCAAGATGTTTCTGGGTACTCCCTGACATTTGAGGGCACTTCTAAAAGGTTCCTTTGTCTTGGAAATGGTAAAATAGTGAAATGGGGATCTACTATGACATCTCCTGCAACTTAGATGAAAAGATTTTAATGGCGAGGCACTCCACCATATTTTTGGATGTACTGTGCTGCCAATTGCGCTCATTGGTTATTAGAGGATACTAATAAAGACAAATGGGTTGCATATGTTTCAGATAATGGCACCCACATAATAAGATATATCTATACAAAATAAAAGGAGCTTTTTCTCCTATCTCTATACTTGCCAACAATTTTCTGACCTTAAGAAAGGCCATTTCACATAAGATGAACTAAAAGCCTGTTTCTTATAAGTAGATGGAACTATAATGTGCCAAGTGTAATGAGTTCGTTGAGGTATCGGAcctaatttttcttatgatcattTTGAAGGATGTGCAGGAGCTTGTTGCAATTTCATAACATCGGTGGTGTTTCTGAGTATGGGTCTTGGAGAGAAATGGCAATGAGTTATATTATGAAGTGATGAGAGTGTGAAGGAGTCTActtaaaattaatagaaaaatagtGAGTCCAAGTACATGCTATTTTAGAATATCATTGAAAAGCAATGTGATAGATAGCTACATAGCATTCGGCATGTTATCAGATGCCACCTAAACCAATTTTCCACTTTTATGATCATTTTGACTCAATTCAAAGGTGAATGGTCAAGgattatttatttgaatttataaCTTTTGTACAGACAGATTGATAATAAAGCATGAAATCAAATAATTGAGCACATATATCTATACAAAAGACAAGGAGCTTGTTCATTCGACTACCTCTATACTTGCCAACAATTTTATGAAGTAAGCCCAACTTTGTGTGACATGCTTGGTAATTGGATCCCATAACTTGTAACCATATTTTTTTTGTCTCCATATCCAATTAAAATATACCTTTTAGACTTCATATCAAGATTTGTTCTTTTTTCTTGTGGGACATGAATGAAAGCTTCACACCCAAAAACTATAGATGATCATAAGAAATCTTCTTACCCAACCACTTCTCTTTTGGAACTTCAAAATCTAAACGAGAGGATGGTCCTCTATTGGCTAGGTATACTGTTGTAGCCTGTAGGTACAACCTCAACCCAAAACTATTTTCCTAGTCCTGCATTTGAGAGCG
The nucleotide sequence above comes from Cryptomeria japonica chromosome 11, Sugi_1.0, whole genome shotgun sequence. Encoded proteins:
- the LOC131063818 gene encoding probable LRR receptor-like serine/threonine-protein kinase At1g56130 isoform X1 yields the protein MSKIEVPASSVWFLCIGCLLQAAQVIAVTNPIEVAAVRSLSEKWSIGSSATWNLTDPCSGLASSTAKIGNPGIKCDCTYNNGSICHVTQMKVYALDKTGVLPEELADLTYLYDLNLNQNYFNGQIPTFLKKLTNMKYLALGINNFSGIVPKELGNLQNLISLSFSSNNLNGTLPPELGNLAKLKKLYIDSAGVTGEIPSTFRNLRKLKRVWASDNLFTGAIPDFIGNWTDLIELKIQGTALKGPIPSSFSNLMSLKKLRISDLTSGTTSLIFLKGLKKLTELVLRNNKISGKIPSYVAELSELQYLDLSFNNFIGEFPTSLQNLSSIIFLLLGNNNLSGKLPLQMSSSLTYIDLSYNQFSGALPTWSNSTTLKVNLVGNYLEINETNNGLAASRLACLQRTFPCNRGAPRYSQIAINSGGLQKTSQLGIDYERDNETLGVASFYVSDNKRWGVSNTGNFLDNSANNFSESSQSQITNTLDTELYQSARLSPSSLRYYGLGLENGPYTVKLQFAELDILDTEGWKSLGERIFDVSIQGNKVLTNFNIQKEAGGSFIAVDRNFSTNVTENFLEIHFFWAGKGTCCITKQGTYGPLISAISVTPEFKPTVSDLPLHKSLPKKMKTGEVIGIVLSGMSVVLTCLAFIIFLWRRARKSLEARGQEQEALKGIHTKPYIFSYADLKNATNDFHEKNKLGQGGFGIVHKGILPDGKLVAVKQMLSESTQGQNEFINEVAAISAVQHRNLVILLGCCVEGEHRVLVYECVENNSLAQALFGNKRSQIQLDWPTRHKICIGIAHGLAYLHEESSVRIVHRDIKSSNILLDNSLNPKIADFGLAKQFDESKTHISTRVAGTIGYLSPEYAMRGHLTEKADVFSFGVVALEVVSGRRNNCDKETNLSQDSVCLLQWVWHLYEQKGLLEFMDPQLRTTYIEEEVLRLIAVALLCTQALPAKRPSMSQVVAMLTGDVEEIPVASRPSYITEWPSDHQLTAQNSGSTSTAVSPLRRSTEIMLPAALSSPGNEDMTPSMTHKALGDSQ
- the LOC131063818 gene encoding probable LRR receptor-like serine/threonine-protein kinase At1g56130 isoform X3, with product MSKIEVPASSVWFLCIGCLLQAAQVIAVTNPIEVAAVRSLSEKWSIGSSATWNLTDPCSGLASSTAKIGNPGIKCDCTYNNGSICHVTQMKVYALDKTGVLPEELADLTYLYDLNLNQNYFNGQIPTFLKKLTNMKYLALGINNFSGIVPKELGNLQNLISLYIDSAGVTGEIPSTFRNLRKLKRVWASDNLFTGAIPDFIGNWTDLIELKIQGTALKGPIPSSFSNLMSLKKLRISDLTSGTTSLIFLKGLKKLTELVLRNNKISGKIPSYVAELSELQYLDLSFNNFIGEFPTSLQNLSSIIFLLLGNNNLSGKLPLQMSSSLTYIDLSYNQFSGALPTWSNSTTLKVNLVGNYLEINETNNGLAASRLACLQRTFPCNRGAPRYSQIAINSGGLQKTSQLGIDYERDNETLGVASFYVSDNKRWGVSNTGNFLDNSANNFSESSQSQITNTLDTELYQSARLSPSSLRYYGLGLENGPYTVKLQFAELDILDTEGWKSLGERIFDVSIQGNKVLTNFNIQKEAGGSFIAVDRNFSTNVTENFLEIHFFWAGKGTCCITKQGTYGPLISAISVTPEFKPTVSDLPLHKSLPKKMKTGEVIGIVLSGMSVVLTCLAFIIFLWRRARKSLEARGQEQEALKGIHTKPYIFSYADLKNATNDFHEKNKLGQGGFGIVHKGILPDGKLVAVKQMLSESTQGQNEFINEVAAISAVQHRNLVILLGCCVEGEHRVLVYECVENNSLAQALFGNKRSQIQLDWPTRHKICIGIAHGLAYLHEESSVRIVHRDIKSSNILLDNSLNPKIADFGLAKQFDESKTHISTRVAGTIGYLSPEYAMRGHLTEKADVFSFGVVALEVVSGRRNNCDKETNLSQDSVCLLQWVWHLYEQKGLLEFMDPQLRTTYIEEEVLRLIAVALLCTQALPAKRPSMSQVVAMLTGDVEEIPVASRPSYITEWPSDHQLTAQNSGSTSTAVSPLRRSTEIMLPAALSSPGNEDMTPSMTHKALGDSQ
- the LOC131063818 gene encoding probable LRR receptor-like serine/threonine-protein kinase At1g56130 isoform X2; this translates as MSKIEVPASSVWFLCIGCLLQAAQVIAVTNPIEVAAVRSLSEKWSIGSSATWNLTDPCSGLASSTAKIGNPGIKCDCTYNNGSICHVTQMKVYALDKTGVLPEELADLTYLYDLNLNQNYFNGQIPTFLKKLTNMKYLALGINNFSGIVPKELGNLQNLISLSFSSNNLNGTLPPELGNLAKLKKLYIDSAGVTGEIPSTFRNLRKLKRVWASDNLFTGAIPDFIGNWTDLIELKIQGTALKGPIPSSFSNLMSLKKLRISDLTSGTTSLIFLKGLKKLTELVLRNNKISGKIPSYVAELSELQYLDLSFNNFIGEFPTSLQNLSSIIFLLLGNNNLSGKLPLQMSSSLTYINLVGNYLEINETNNGLAASRLACLQRTFPCNRGAPRYSQIAINSGGLQKTSQLGIDYERDNETLGVASFYVSDNKRWGVSNTGNFLDNSANNFSESSQSQITNTLDTELYQSARLSPSSLRYYGLGLENGPYTVKLQFAELDILDTEGWKSLGERIFDVSIQGNKVLTNFNIQKEAGGSFIAVDRNFSTNVTENFLEIHFFWAGKGTCCITKQGTYGPLISAISVTPEFKPTVSDLPLHKSLPKKMKTGEVIGIVLSGMSVVLTCLAFIIFLWRRARKSLEARGQEQEALKGIHTKPYIFSYADLKNATNDFHEKNKLGQGGFGIVHKGILPDGKLVAVKQMLSESTQGQNEFINEVAAISAVQHRNLVILLGCCVEGEHRVLVYECVENNSLAQALFGNKRSQIQLDWPTRHKICIGIAHGLAYLHEESSVRIVHRDIKSSNILLDNSLNPKIADFGLAKQFDESKTHISTRVAGTIGYLSPEYAMRGHLTEKADVFSFGVVALEVVSGRRNNCDKETNLSQDSVCLLQWVWHLYEQKGLLEFMDPQLRTTYIEEEVLRLIAVALLCTQALPAKRPSMSQVVAMLTGDVEEIPVASRPSYITEWPSDHQLTAQNSGSTSTAVSPLRRSTEIMLPAALSSPGNEDMTPSMTHKALGDSQ
- the LOC131063818 gene encoding probable LRR receptor-like serine/threonine-protein kinase At1g56130 isoform X4, whose amino-acid sequence is MSKIEVPASSVWFLCIGCLLQAAQVIAVTNPIEVAAVRSLSEKWSIGSSATWNLTDPCSGLASSTAKIGNPGIKCDCTYNNGSICHVTQMKVYALDKTGVLPEELADLTYLYDLNLNQNYFNGQIPTFLKKLTNMKYLALGINNFSGIVPKELGNLQNLISLSFSSNNLNGTLPPELGNLAKLKKLYIDSAGVTGEIPSTFRNLRKLKRVWASDNLFTGAIPDFIGNWTDLIELKIQGTALKGPIPSSFSNLMSLKKLRISDLTSGTTSLIFLKGLKKLTELVLRNNKISGKIPSYVAELSELQYLDLSFNNFIGEFPTSLQNLSSIIFLLLGNNNLSGKLPLQMSSSLTYIDLSYNQFSGALPTWSNSTTLKVNLVGNYLEINETNNGLAASRLACLQRTFPCNRGAPRYSQIAINSGGLQKTSQLGIDYERDNETLGVASFYVSDNKRWGVSNTGNFLDNSANNFSESSQSQITNTLDTELYQSARLSPSSLRYYGLGLENGPYTVKLQFAELDILDTEGWKSLGERIFDVSIQGNKVLTNFNIQKEAGGSFIAVDRNFSTNVTENFLEIHFFWAGKGTCCITKQGTYGPLISAISVTPEFKPTVSDLPLHKSLPKKMKTGEVIGIVLSGMSVVLTCLAFIIFLWRRARKSLEARGQEQEALKGIHTKPYIFSYADLKNATNDFHEKNKLGQGGFGIVHKGILPDGKLVAVKQMLSESTQGQNEFINEVAAISAVQHRNLVILLGCCVEGEHRVLVYECVENNSLAQALFGNKRSQIQLDWPTRHKICIGIAHGLAYLHEESSVRIVHRDIKSSNILLDNSLNPKIADFGLAKQFDESKTHISTRVAGTIC